From candidate division KSB1 bacterium, one genomic window encodes:
- a CDS encoding DUF5989 family protein, with the protein MAKTARAARERLSLLAELWLFLRRRKRLWLAPLLIILILLGLIVVFTESSALAPFIYAIF; encoded by the coding sequence ATGGCCAAGACCGCACGTGCAGCGCGCGAGCGTCTTTCCCTGCTTGCGGAGCTTTGGCTTTTTCTCAGGAGGCGGAAGCGGCTCTGGCTTGCTCCCCTTCTGATCATCCTAATCCTCCTGGGACTGATTGTGGTCTTCACGGAGAGCTCCGCCCTGGCGCCCTTCATCTACGCGATCTTCTGA
- a CDS encoding carbamoyltransferase: MATYVLGISAYYHDAAAALLRDGEVVAAAQEERFTRKKHDWSFPIHAIRYCLREAGIAAKDLSYVGFYDRPLVKFERILLTYLSTFPKSLVAFLTAMPPWLRQKLWIRHEIRTALDYEGPILFAEHHMSHAASAFLVSPFQEAAILTTDGVGEWATTTYGVGSRNRIQIWKEIQFPHSLGLLYSAFTYYLGFKVNSAEYKVMGLAPYGRPIYLDKMYELIDIREDGSFWLNMDYFAYDYGLRMTNGRLHRLFGRPPRKPNEPIEKFHQDVAASLQAVTEEVLLKAARHLHRETGLKRLCMAGGVALNCVANGRILRETAFEELFVQPAASDAGGAVGVAAYIYYTLLDRPRNWHWQHAYLGPQYSTEEIRTLLDSLGIPYEELEREELLRRTANLIAQQRVVGWFQGRMEFGPRALGNRSILGDPRNPENKDRINLKVKFRESFRPFAPSVLEERARDYFELEVPSPYMLLTAQVREDNRTIPAVTHVDGSARIHTVRREDNPLFYDLLREFERQTGCPVLINTSFNQRGEPIVCTPEDALACFFSTDMDDLIIDRFHLAKEKMPDLRGRWRRRFEPD; the protein is encoded by the coding sequence ATGGCCACGTACGTTCTGGGAATCTCCGCCTACTACCATGACGCAGCGGCGGCCCTCCTCCGCGACGGCGAAGTGGTGGCGGCCGCGCAGGAAGAGCGCTTTACGCGAAAGAAGCACGACTGGTCCTTCCCCATTCACGCGATCCGCTACTGCTTGCGGGAGGCTGGGATTGCGGCCAAGGACCTCAGCTACGTGGGCTTCTACGATCGGCCCCTGGTGAAATTTGAGCGCATTCTGCTGACTTACCTCTCGACCTTCCCGAAGAGTTTGGTGGCGTTCCTCACCGCAATGCCGCCCTGGCTGCGGCAGAAACTATGGATCCGCCACGAAATCCGAACCGCGCTGGATTACGAGGGACCGATCCTTTTCGCCGAGCACCACATGAGCCACGCGGCCAGCGCCTTCCTCGTCTCCCCCTTCCAGGAGGCGGCGATCCTGACGACAGACGGAGTGGGGGAATGGGCAACCACCACCTACGGCGTCGGGAGCAGAAACCGGATCCAGATTTGGAAGGAAATCCAATTCCCACACTCCCTGGGTCTTCTGTACAGCGCGTTTACCTATTACCTCGGCTTCAAGGTCAACAGTGCCGAGTACAAGGTGATGGGGCTGGCTCCGTACGGGCGGCCCATCTACCTGGACAAGATGTACGAGCTCATCGACATCCGCGAGGACGGTAGCTTTTGGCTCAATATGGACTACTTCGCCTACGACTATGGTCTGCGGATGACCAATGGGCGCCTTCACAGGCTCTTCGGCCGGCCACCTCGAAAGCCGAACGAGCCCATCGAGAAGTTTCACCAGGACGTGGCGGCTTCCCTTCAGGCCGTGACGGAAGAGGTTCTGTTGAAGGCGGCCCGGCACCTTCACCGCGAGACGGGATTGAAGCGGTTGTGCATGGCCGGGGGCGTGGCGCTGAACTGTGTAGCGAACGGTCGCATCCTGAGGGAAACCGCATTCGAGGAGCTTTTCGTGCAGCCTGCGGCCAGTGACGCCGGGGGAGCGGTTGGTGTGGCGGCCTACATCTACTACACTCTCCTGGACCGGCCCCGTAACTGGCACTGGCAACACGCTTACCTGGGTCCCCAATACTCCACGGAAGAGATCCGAACCCTTCTGGACTCGCTGGGCATCCCGTACGAGGAGCTGGAGCGGGAGGAACTCCTGCGCCGGACGGCGAACCTCATCGCCCAGCAGCGTGTCGTCGGCTGGTTCCAGGGGCGGATGGAGTTCGGGCCGCGCGCCCTCGGTAACCGGTCGATCCTCGGCGACCCAAGAAATCCGGAGAACAAGGACCGAATCAACCTGAAGGTAAAGTTTCGCGAGAGTTTCCGTCCATTTGCCCCCAGTGTGCTGGAAGAAAGGGCCAGGGACTATTTCGAGCTTGAGGTGCCAAGCCCGTATATGCTGCTCACCGCGCAGGTGCGGGAGGACAACCGGACGATCCCGGCCGTAACCCACGTCGACGGCTCGGCGCGTATCCACACCGTGCGCCGGGAGGACAATCCGCTCTTCTACGACCTGCTCCGAGAGTTTGAGCGACAGACTGGGTGCCCGGTCCTGATCAACACCTCGTTCAATCAGCGCGGAGAACCGATTGTCTGTACCCCGGAGGACGCCCTGGCCTGTTTCTTCTCCACCGATATGGACGACCTGATCATCGATCGCTTCCATTTGGCGAAGGAGAAGATGCCTGATCTGCGCGGCCGATGGCGCCGGAGATTCGAACCGGATTAA
- a CDS encoding SxtJ family membrane protein: MKRKTRKEDHDRSTLRGQRGHGFRRLVGGAVRAWKTFARALGVAYTHILLFLVYWLVLGPAWLALRVAGKDYLRKRERGKPSYWLDREAEEHTLERAGHPF; this comes from the coding sequence ATGAAGAGGAAGACTCGAAAGGAAGATCACGACCGGTCCACCTTGCGCGGACAAAGGGGCCACGGGTTCCGGCGCCTCGTAGGTGGTGCGGTGCGAGCGTGGAAAACGTTTGCGCGGGCCCTGGGTGTAGCGTACACCCATATCCTGCTTTTCCTCGTGTACTGGCTGGTGTTGGGCCCGGCGTGGCTGGCTCTGCGCGTGGCCGGGAAAGACTACTTGCGAAAGCGGGAGCGGGGGAAGCCCAGTTACTGGCTGGATCGGGAAGCGGAAGAGCACACGTTGGAGCGGGCAGGTCATCCGTTCTGA
- a CDS encoding regulator, which translates to MVCAVARCWRVGVILGLVLVAAGWAPAGVPDEPFVQEVHKPFPLPGEAANDVRAIAVAPDGAVWAATRDGVYVLSSPRQRWLGVLTGKPAYCLAVDSTGTIWVGACDGLYRSSGLQLQKAPGIDRPVSVLCAFRDSLVAFGPDGAWVLSGGQTRFLGTLYSKAPRDALPDGEGGFWLATDVGLYHQTRVAARLVRGADRPLSANVRALTYAPDGTLWVGGLGGITIYRGERKLRELYPRDGLPNGWVQCLATGPDGAIWSGTRLGISRIHEGKWSVRHSRRWLLSDDVRDIAFDRSGTAWIATASGVSAIERQQWTLASKAEYFLKLCYKRHIREPYLVEQCRLPVPGDTSRWEPMDTDNDGLFTGKYLAMESFRYAATGDPEARERARRAFEALWFLREVTGTGGFVARTVIPASWTQMADPNRTISDHQWADMRVANPREKRVEQRWRRSRDGKWLWKGDTSSDEITGHMFGYHCYYALAADDVAKAKVREQVCRIVDYIIAGGYVLRDLDGEHTKWGVWSPELLNGDPDWETERGINSVEILAYLKLAHRVSGDGKYEREYRKLLFEHNYADNVRYAKTTDPAWRTHIDDNLLALSYLILFDLEEDPQLRTLYRQSLDWWYDQVRDEGSPLFDFVYAACTGGKPPRLEADLFFFRDSPLDLVSWTVDNSRREDLELVRQPEAEERQTSRLLPPSERGIMRWDRNPWHAVWGDGGGHESAPTAWLLPYWMGRYYGWIE; encoded by the coding sequence ATGGTTTGTGCTGTAGCCAGGTGTTGGCGGGTGGGAGTGATCCTGGGGCTGGTTCTCGTCGCGGCAGGGTGGGCTCCCGCCGGGGTACCGGACGAACCCTTTGTGCAGGAGGTGCACAAACCATTTCCCTTGCCCGGCGAGGCGGCAAACGACGTGCGGGCTATTGCCGTGGCGCCGGACGGTGCCGTCTGGGCAGCCACGCGCGACGGCGTCTACGTGCTTTCGTCGCCCCGGCAAAGGTGGCTGGGGGTGCTCACCGGAAAACCTGCCTACTGCCTGGCAGTGGACAGCACGGGCACGATCTGGGTCGGAGCGTGCGACGGCCTCTACCGGAGCTCGGGCCTCCAACTCCAGAAGGCCCCTGGCATCGACAGGCCGGTCTCGGTCCTGTGTGCGTTTCGCGACAGTTTGGTCGCGTTCGGTCCGGACGGGGCGTGGGTCCTCTCCGGGGGGCAGACCCGCTTCCTGGGTACGCTCTACTCCAAGGCTCCGCGTGACGCACTTCCCGATGGCGAGGGTGGGTTCTGGCTGGCAACGGACGTCGGGCTTTACCATCAGACCCGTGTAGCGGCCCGCCTGGTGAGGGGAGCGGACCGCCCCCTCTCTGCGAACGTGCGCGCCCTGACGTACGCGCCCGACGGCACGCTCTGGGTGGGCGGGCTCGGGGGAATTACGATCTACCGCGGCGAGCGGAAACTGCGGGAGCTCTACCCGCGGGACGGGTTACCCAACGGCTGGGTTCAGTGTTTGGCCACAGGGCCCGACGGCGCCATCTGGTCGGGTACCAGGCTCGGCATCAGCCGGATCCACGAGGGGAAGTGGTCCGTGCGGCACAGTCGGCGCTGGCTTCTCAGCGACGACGTGCGTGACATTGCTTTCGACCGCTCGGGCACGGCCTGGATCGCCACCGCTTCGGGCGTGAGCGCCATCGAGAGGCAACAATGGACCCTGGCCTCAAAGGCTGAGTACTTCCTCAAACTCTGCTACAAGCGCCACATCCGCGAGCCTTACCTTGTGGAGCAGTGTCGATTACCGGTGCCTGGGGACACGTCCCGATGGGAACCGATGGACACGGACAACGACGGCCTGTTCACGGGCAAATATCTGGCCATGGAGTCGTTCCGGTATGCGGCCACCGGCGACCCTGAGGCAAGGGAGAGGGCTCGCCGCGCGTTCGAGGCCCTCTGGTTCCTGCGCGAGGTTACAGGCACTGGGGGATTTGTGGCACGGACGGTGATCCCGGCGAGCTGGACGCAAATGGCGGACCCGAACCGGACGATCTCGGATCACCAATGGGCAGACATGCGTGTGGCCAACCCGCGCGAGAAGCGCGTGGAGCAGCGTTGGCGCCGCTCGCGGGATGGGAAATGGCTGTGGAAAGGCGACACCAGCAGCGACGAAATCACCGGCCATATGTTCGGCTATCATTGTTACTACGCCCTCGCCGCGGACGACGTCGCCAAAGCAAAGGTCCGGGAACAGGTCTGCCGGATTGTCGACTACATTATCGCCGGAGGCTACGTCCTGCGCGACCTTGACGGCGAGCACACGAAGTGGGGCGTGTGGAGCCCGGAGCTACTCAACGGGGATCCGGACTGGGAAACGGAGCGGGGAATCAACTCTGTGGAGATCTTGGCGTACCTGAAGCTGGCCCACCGGGTGAGCGGAGATGGGAAGTACGAGCGTGAGTACCGGAAGCTCCTCTTCGAGCATAACTACGCGGACAACGTGCGCTACGCCAAGACCACGGACCCAGCCTGGCGTACCCACATCGACGACAATCTGCTCGCCTTGTCCTACCTGATCCTCTTCGATCTCGAGGAGGATCCGCAGCTCCGTACGCTGTACAGGCAAAGCCTCGACTGGTGGTACGATCAGGTCAGGGACGAAGGGAGTCCCCTCTTCGATTTTGTCTACGCTGCCTGTACGGGAGGAAAGCCTCCTCGGCTGGAGGCCGATCTCTTTTTCTTCCGTGATTCGCCTCTGGATCTCGTTTCCTGGACCGTCGACAACTCCAGAAGGGAAGACCTGGAGCTTGTGCGGCAACCGGAGGCCGAGGAGCGGCAGACCTCCCGGCTCCTGCCTCCGAGCGAAAGGGGGATCATGCGCTGGGACCGAAATCCCTGGCACGCCGTCTGGGGCGATGGCGGCGGCCACGAGAGCGCCCCGACGGCCTGGCTCCTGCCGTACTGGATGGGGAGGTATTACGGGTGGATTGAGTAA
- a CDS encoding family 78 glycoside hydrolase catalytic domain, producing MSRRTDVPVLLAAGLCGFAALLWLTTGSCRRPPMTATPTQLRCEYQSHPLGTDIASPRFSWKLADGRPGARQTAFQILVATTRGLLDKDKADVWDSGIISTDQSVNVPYGGPPLRSRTLYHWKVRVWDQEGRPSPWSEVASWETGLLAPDDWQARWIAAGEPGFVKGEVELAGKWIWHPREKGINKTVFFRRSFVLPSRSELDTMYISITADNVFTLYLNGEEIGRGANWREVKHYDVHLQVREGKNVLAVAAANTGGDICGLIVNFHAKTKDGSVIQVYSDASWKTADSEAPNWTGIEFDDAGWESAVEVAEYGSPPWGKFGGEYVPPRAQMVRKEFDLEKTVKRARVYVTGLGSYRLFLNGRRVGNDVFTPGWTDYRFRVEYQTYDVTDLVRRGRNAAAALLGNAWWCGELGWEMRPQYSMGPLRFLMQLEVEYDDGSRQVIVTDSSWKCHDAPILYNGLYNGETYDARLEQPGWTEPGFDDSSWKPVVPLDEGFAALVADQAEPVRAIEERQPVSITEPKPGVFVFDMGQNFSGWARLRVKGPAGTQVTMRFGEVLNPDGTVYVENYRRAKATDTYILKGKGTEVWEPTFTFRGYRYVQVTGYPGRPGRDALTGVVVHSDLTRIGDFSCSEELLNQIHRNVVWGLRSNFLSIPTDCPQRDERLGWTGDAQIIAPTACYNLHMARFFAKWLRDLASSQDEQGAVRDVAPAAVVGQSPASPAWGDAIILVPWVLYEMYGETRIIEEIYPNMVRWFEFMLRNSQNYLYEREGYGDWVAVIPSPKKPIAGAYFYLDAVLLSKMAAVLGKSEDAERFADLAAKIRAAFNARYLRPDSAWYLGATQTANVLPLAFGLAPEERAHELASAIARDVAARDYHLTTGFLGTAYLLPVLCDYGFEETAFRLATQRSFPSWGYMIEKGATTIWELWDSDVQGPGMNSRNHYALGAVDRWFFEYVGGIRPAEPGFKRAVVWPRMTKFLQWARVTHETEYGLLACHWRRAASLEMDVTIPPNTSAEVRVPVEDPARATVYEGKTLLIREGQKVADAPYVQFVKLEGNCVVFDVKAGTYHFRAE from the coding sequence ATGAGCCGACGAACGGACGTGCCCGTCTTGTTGGCAGCGGGTCTGTGCGGCTTTGCCGCGCTGCTCTGGTTGACGACCGGATCATGCAGGAGGCCTCCGATGACCGCCACGCCTACGCAACTCCGCTGCGAGTACCAATCGCACCCCCTCGGGACGGACATTGCCTCACCGCGTTTCAGCTGGAAACTTGCGGATGGGCGTCCCGGAGCGCGCCAGACGGCCTTTCAGATTCTGGTTGCCACAACCCGAGGGCTCCTGGACAAGGACAAGGCAGACGTCTGGGACAGTGGAATCATCAGCACAGACCAGTCGGTGAACGTCCCCTACGGCGGACCGCCTCTGCGCTCCCGGACCTTATACCACTGGAAGGTTCGGGTGTGGGACCAGGAGGGAAGGCCTTCACCCTGGAGCGAGGTAGCCAGTTGGGAAACGGGCCTCCTGGCGCCGGACGACTGGCAGGCCCGATGGATCGCGGCGGGTGAACCCGGATTCGTGAAGGGTGAGGTGGAGCTGGCCGGGAAGTGGATCTGGCACCCGCGAGAGAAGGGCATCAACAAGACGGTGTTCTTCCGCAGGAGCTTCGTCCTGCCGTCCAGGTCGGAACTCGACACGATGTACATCTCGATTACGGCCGACAATGTGTTCACCCTGTATCTGAACGGCGAGGAAATCGGCCGGGGGGCGAACTGGAGAGAAGTGAAGCACTACGACGTGCATCTCCAGGTGCGGGAGGGGAAAAACGTCCTGGCTGTGGCCGCCGCCAACACCGGAGGCGATATCTGCGGGCTGATCGTCAACTTCCACGCCAAGACGAAGGACGGCTCTGTCATCCAGGTCTACAGCGACGCGTCGTGGAAGACGGCGGACTCAGAAGCGCCCAACTGGACAGGCATCGAGTTCGACGATGCGGGTTGGGAGAGCGCGGTGGAGGTTGCGGAGTACGGGAGCCCGCCGTGGGGGAAGTTCGGTGGGGAGTATGTGCCTCCTCGGGCACAGATGGTGCGCAAGGAATTTGACCTGGAGAAGACTGTCAAGCGGGCGCGGGTCTACGTCACAGGTCTCGGTTCCTATCGTCTCTTTCTCAACGGCAGGCGCGTGGGGAACGATGTGTTTACCCCCGGCTGGACCGATTACCGGTTCCGCGTCGAGTATCAGACCTACGACGTCACGGATCTGGTCCGGAGGGGCCGAAATGCGGCCGCCGCTCTGCTGGGCAATGCCTGGTGGTGCGGCGAGCTCGGCTGGGAGATGCGCCCCCAATACAGCATGGGACCGTTGCGCTTCCTGATGCAGTTGGAGGTCGAGTACGACGACGGAAGCCGGCAGGTGATCGTCACGGACTCTTCCTGGAAGTGCCACGACGCTCCCATCCTTTACAACGGCCTCTACAATGGCGAGACGTACGACGCTCGCCTTGAGCAGCCTGGCTGGACCGAGCCCGGTTTCGATGACTCCAGCTGGAAACCCGTCGTCCCCCTGGACGAGGGGTTCGCGGCTCTGGTGGCGGACCAGGCCGAGCCAGTGCGGGCCATCGAGGAGCGGCAGCCGGTGTCCATCACCGAGCCTAAGCCCGGGGTGTTTGTCTTTGACATGGGCCAGAATTTTTCCGGCTGGGCCCGCCTTCGCGTGAAGGGACCCGCGGGTACCCAGGTAACGATGCGCTTCGGTGAGGTGCTAAACCCTGACGGCACGGTCTATGTCGAGAATTACCGACGCGCCAAAGCAACCGATACCTACATCCTCAAAGGTAAGGGCACCGAGGTCTGGGAACCGACGTTCACTTTCCGCGGCTACCGGTACGTGCAGGTCACCGGCTATCCCGGAAGACCGGGCCGCGACGCCCTTACGGGTGTTGTGGTTCACTCGGACCTGACGAGAATCGGCGACTTCAGTTGCTCCGAGGAGCTGCTCAACCAGATCCACCGGAACGTGGTCTGGGGTCTGCGCAGCAACTTCCTCAGCATCCCTACCGACTGCCCGCAGCGGGATGAACGCCTCGGCTGGACCGGGGATGCACAGATCATCGCCCCTACCGCCTGCTACAACCTGCACATGGCTCGCTTCTTCGCCAAATGGCTGCGCGACCTGGCGAGCAGCCAGGACGAACAGGGCGCAGTGCGAGATGTGGCCCCCGCCGCGGTAGTAGGGCAGAGTCCAGCCTCTCCCGCCTGGGGCGATGCCATCATCCTTGTCCCATGGGTGCTCTACGAGATGTACGGAGAAACGCGCATCATCGAGGAGATCTATCCGAACATGGTGCGCTGGTTTGAGTTCATGCTCCGCAACAGCCAGAACTATCTCTACGAGCGGGAGGGCTACGGCGACTGGGTCGCTGTGATCCCTTCGCCCAAGAAGCCGATCGCTGGCGCGTACTTCTACCTGGATGCGGTACTGCTTTCCAAGATGGCGGCGGTTTTGGGCAAGTCCGAGGATGCGGAGCGCTTTGCGGACCTGGCGGCAAAGATCCGCGCCGCCTTCAATGCGAGGTACCTCCGGCCGGACTCCGCGTGGTATCTCGGCGCTACACAGACGGCCAATGTCTTGCCTCTCGCCTTCGGCCTTGCGCCTGAGGAACGCGCCCACGAACTGGCCTCAGCAATCGCCCGCGACGTGGCGGCGCGAGACTACCACTTGACCACCGGCTTTTTGGGCACGGCGTACCTGCTTCCTGTGCTCTGCGACTACGGCTTCGAAGAGACGGCTTTCCGCCTGGCCACCCAGCGTTCTTTTCCCTCTTGGGGCTACATGATCGAGAAAGGGGCCACGACGATCTGGGAGCTGTGGGATAGCGACGTTCAGGGCCCCGGGATGAACTCCCGCAACCACTACGCTCTGGGCGCGGTGGATCGGTGGTTTTTCGAGTACGTCGGAGGCATTCGGCCAGCCGAGCCCGGATTCAAGCGGGCCGTGGTTTGGCCGCGGATGACGAAGTTCCTCCAGTGGGCAAGGGTCACACACGAGACGGAGTACGGGCTGCTCGCCTGCCACTGGCGCAGAGCAGCCTCTCTCGAGATGGACGTGACCATCCCGCCCAATACGTCTGCGGAGGTTCGCGTGCCGGTGGAAGATCCGGCGAGGGCTACCGTGTACGAGGGCAAAACGCTTCTTATTCGAGAGGGCCAGAAAGTTGCGGACGCGCCCTACGTGCAGTTCGTTAAGTTGGAGGGGAATTGCGTGGTGTTCGATGTCAAGGCGGGCACATACCATTTCCGCGCCGAGTAA
- a CDS encoding T9SS type A sorting domain-containing protein: MRKWKAMLVCVVCLAVAAPALAGQNPVTFQCQMKIQIASGLFNPATDTLVVRGSFNGWAGNQDRLTDPDHDSLYTVTVNLPDAAVGQTQYYKYVIVSPGKPDRWESDPNREFVLQAGGQILPVEYFDRQQVLAVTRNVTFQADMSELLLRGYFDPATDSIRIVGSFNGWANTESMQPDLFDPTLYVYTTPVTAAPGSTQKWKFRAYPTNKFLDNGWEGGSDRSFVFTGEDMVLPPQKPNILPAGRPLNRAVTVRFSVNVRGATDWFNKKPFGPVKSVWLNGDFVPLGQGGWGSWAVADTNSLVRMYDDGTHGDAVANDEIWTTEVTFAAGQMNTHLYKFGIYAAGVDTLNRGNIPMDNEAGFAQNHFVAIDDAQPTYVVPTDVFGSQRPLPEVTFQVDMSIQMLSGLFNPATDKVVVRGNFNGWTGADELTDVNGDKIYVRTYYMPEAVVGDKLYYKYVILRPGQGDRWEADPNREHVLTAGHQLVALDFFDRQSQAAVTANVKFQADMSEMLTRGWFDPATDSIRVVGSFNGWANTESMVPDLFDPSLYVYEIPITAVTGSIQKWKFRAYPTNKFLDNGWEGGSDHQFTFTGSDLVLPPRKPNISPAGRPLVRDVTVRFRVNVTGAVDWFNKKPFVNIRSVWLNGDFVPLGVGGWGGWAVADTSQLVRLYDDGVHGGDETAHDNIWTTEVLFHAGQMSAHMYKYGIYADGVDTLNRGNIPMDNEAGFAMNHIVLIDDSQPLYVNPVDIFGSQWRETAVEREKTAELPTTYFVSRNYPNPFNPETTIRYGLPEKARVRLTVYNLVGQKIATLVDAEQAPGYYRVTWDGRDEAGRAVPTGLYVYRFEAGNYVVTQKMMLMK, from the coding sequence ATGAGGAAATGGAAAGCGATGCTTGTGTGCGTTGTCTGTCTGGCCGTGGCAGCCCCCGCGCTGGCAGGACAGAACCCGGTGACCTTCCAGTGCCAGATGAAGATCCAGATTGCCTCCGGGCTGTTCAATCCTGCCACAGACACCCTGGTGGTGCGGGGCTCCTTTAACGGTTGGGCGGGCAACCAGGATCGCCTCACCGACCCGGACCATGATTCCTTGTACACGGTCACGGTGAACCTGCCGGATGCGGCGGTGGGACAGACGCAGTACTACAAATACGTGATCGTGTCGCCGGGGAAGCCGGACCGCTGGGAGAGCGATCCGAATCGCGAGTTCGTGCTGCAGGCGGGTGGCCAAATCCTACCCGTCGAGTACTTCGACCGGCAGCAGGTTCTCGCGGTGACGCGCAATGTGACCTTCCAGGCCGATATGTCCGAACTGCTTCTGCGCGGCTACTTCGATCCCGCCACGGACAGCATCCGCATCGTGGGCAGCTTCAACGGGTGGGCGAACACGGAGTCGATGCAGCCCGACCTCTTTGACCCGACCCTCTACGTCTACACCACGCCGGTGACGGCGGCACCGGGGTCGACGCAGAAATGGAAATTCCGGGCGTATCCGACCAACAAGTTCCTGGACAATGGCTGGGAGGGCGGCTCTGACCGCAGCTTCGTCTTTACGGGCGAGGACATGGTCCTGCCCCCGCAGAAGCCCAATATCCTGCCTGCGGGCCGGCCTTTGAACCGTGCGGTCACCGTGCGCTTCAGCGTCAATGTGCGGGGCGCCACCGATTGGTTCAACAAGAAGCCCTTCGGCCCAGTCAAGAGCGTGTGGCTCAATGGGGACTTCGTGCCCCTCGGTCAGGGTGGCTGGGGAAGCTGGGCGGTCGCCGACACCAATAGCCTTGTCCGAATGTACGACGACGGGACCCATGGGGATGCGGTAGCCAATGACGAGATCTGGACCACCGAGGTCACCTTCGCCGCCGGCCAGATGAACACCCACCTGTACAAGTTCGGGATCTACGCCGCCGGCGTAGACACGCTGAACCGGGGCAACATCCCCATGGACAATGAGGCCGGATTTGCCCAGAACCACTTCGTGGCCATCGACGACGCTCAGCCCACCTACGTGGTCCCCACGGACGTGTTCGGGAGCCAGCGGCCGCTGCCCGAGGTGACCTTCCAAGTGGACATGTCGATCCAGATGCTCTCCGGTCTCTTCAATCCCGCTACGGACAAGGTCGTGGTGCGCGGCAACTTCAATGGCTGGACGGGTGCCGATGAGCTCACCGACGTAAACGGCGACAAGATCTACGTCCGCACCTACTACATGCCGGAGGCGGTGGTAGGCGACAAGCTGTACTACAAGTACGTCATCCTCCGTCCCGGACAGGGGGACCGCTGGGAGGCTGATCCCAACCGCGAGCACGTCCTGACGGCCGGCCATCAGCTGGTGGCCCTGGACTTCTTCGATCGCCAGAGCCAGGCGGCGGTGACGGCCAACGTGAAGTTCCAGGCCGACATGTCGGAGATGCTGACGCGCGGCTGGTTCGACCCGGCCACGGACAGCATCCGTGTAGTCGGAAGCTTTAACGGCTGGGCCAACACCGAGTCCATGGTGCCCGACCTCTTCGACCCCTCGCTGTACGTGTACGAGATCCCCATCACGGCGGTGACCGGCTCCATCCAGAAATGGAAATTCCGCGCCTACCCGACCAACAAGTTCCTGGACAACGGTTGGGAGGGAGGCTCGGACCACCAGTTCACGTTCACAGGATCCGATCTGGTCCTGCCGCCGAGGAAGCCGAACATCTCGCCAGCCGGTCGGCCTCTGGTGCGCGACGTCACGGTGCGTTTCCGGGTGAATGTGACGGGCGCTGTGGATTGGTTTAACAAGAAGCCGTTCGTCAACATCCGGAGCGTCTGGCTCAACGGCGACTTCGTGCCCCTCGGCGTCGGTGGCTGGGGTGGCTGGGCGGTCGCCGATACCTCGCAGCTGGTCCGGCTGTACGATGATGGGGTCCACGGCGGCGACGAAACCGCTCACGACAACATTTGGACCACGGAGGTGCTCTTCCACGCCGGCCAGATGTCCGCCCATATGTACAAATACGGGATCTACGCCGACGGTGTCGACACCCTGAACCGCGGCAACATCCCCATGGACAACGAAGCCGGCTTTGCCATGAACCACATCGTGCTGATCGACGACTCCCAGCCGCTCTACGTGAACCCCGTCGACATCTTCGGCAGCCAGTGGCGTGAGACCGCTGTGGAGCGCGAGAAGACCGCCGAGCTGCCCACCACCTACTTCGTCAGCCGTAACTATCCCAATCCCTTCAATCCGGAGACCACCATCCGCTACGGGTTGCCGGAGAAAGCACGGGTCCGGCTGACGGTGTACAATCTCGTCGGGCAGAAGATCGCCACCCTTGTGGACGCAGAGCAGGCGCCAGGCTATTACCGCGTCACCTGGGATGGCCGGGATGAGGCCGGGCGAGCCGTGCCAACCGGGCTCTATGTGTACCGCTTCGAGGCCGGCAATTACGTAGTCACCCAAAAGATGATGCTGATGAAGTAG